The sequence AGCGAGTTTAAGAGGAACCCAGGAGAAAGCCTGGTCCTGCTTCCTCTTTTGCTCTCAGCAAAATCCCTGAGAACTGCCATGTCCTGTTTTTCCCACCTTGGTGGGTCTGTCTGTCTGCTGGTACCCCACTAGGAGGCTCCACACGGTGCCTTGATTCTGACACAGCCCTGTTCTGGCCTTTCGAAATGCTGAAGGGCCCAGGCTGTGTGCTCTCTGGTGCTATCAGCTTGCCAGATTTGGGGATGGGGCACAGGGTGTGGCAGTACCAGAAAGAGTGGGCAGATAAAGAGGGATAATGATGGGGGGAACCCCAGCCAGGAGCCCCCATACTCAcctctgcttcctgcctcttccagcagAGGGCAAAATGGGGGGCAGAGTGGGATGGGGTGATCTGGGGCCCATCTACCCCTGGCCAGCGAGGCTCAGGGTGCTGGCTCTGCTTAGGTGCCCAGAGGGTGCAGCACAGGTAGCCCAGGAAACGGACAATCACATGGCCCCAGAGAAGCAGCTGCAGCCACAGCTGGAAGGTGGTCTCTGAGTCCCCATCCCAGCCTCTACCTGACCCCAGATCCATCCCAGGCCTCCCTAAGCTCTCCTGGAACCTTCCCTTTGCAGGGAAACCAGGAATACGCAGAGCCTCGGAGCTGGCTTCCTCGGGAAGGCCTCGGGGGACAGGGGAGGAGGAGCTGGTTGCCAGGGAAGCATTTAAAGGTACCTGCTCCCGCTGGCCAAGGTTTGTAAAGGCCCCTCCTTGGCAGGAGGTGGTGGGAAGATTGTCCTGAGGGTGTCCCTCCTCAGGCTGGCCTGcctgccctgggggtggggtgctaaCGCTAACTTCCCGTGCCACAGACTACACTGCTCCCGGGCTGCCAGGCCCTACCTTTCTCGGTGGGTGCTGGACTACCCTGAGGATGACACCCAATGTGCCCAGGGCAGTGCCCACTGGGCAGAGGGGAAGGAGTTAAGGCTCAGGCCCAGGCAGCAGCTGGGGCCTCCCTGGGGGCCAAAGAGGCCCCAGAGCTCCGTTAATTAGCCGAAAGAGCAGCTGGAGAGAAAggcgggagtggggggggggcagtgagAGCTACCCTATCTCCTCCCCCAAGTGCTCTTTGAACCTGGAGCCCCCAAATTCTGCTACTTTGAGAAAGAAATGGGTACATCTGACTTTGTCTTGCTTCTATGCAGGGGCGGAGGGGGGAATGGCATCCTGGGATGTCCTTGGCCTCTATCAAACCTTGCCCTGTGCTTGGCTCTGCTCTCAGCCACGCAAGTCCAAACCGGAAACGAAACGCTAAaccccggggtgggggagggggaggcagccttgaccatcttcctccttctttccagaTCCCAAAAGAAGTGGAGGGTCAGTGGCAGCTTCTCCCGAGAGTGCCTGGCACCCATGGCCCCTGCTGACAACAGGAAGTGGCAGAGAAGGGAAACCCAGCTGGCTGCTGTCTTTAGAGCTTGTCAGCCGGCCCATGTCTCCCACAGGAGGGGTGCCAGCCTCCACCGTGGTCCGGATTCAATCGGAGCTCAGAGAGAGAGCATCCCTCAAAAAGCCAGGGCCCCATCAGGAGGCAGGAGCCCAGCCTCAGACCCCCCCAGACAACAATCTCAGGACCTGCTGCTCCCCGAAACCTGGTTGTCCTGGAAATTCTGGGGCC comes from Tursiops truncatus isolate mTurTru1 chromosome 3, mTurTru1.mat.Y, whole genome shotgun sequence and encodes:
- the SMIM46 gene encoding small integral membrane protein 46, whose amino-acid sequence is MDLGSGRGWDGDSETTFQLWLQLLLWGHVIVRFLGYLCCTLWAPKQSQHPEPRWPGVDGPQITPSHSAPHFALCWKRQEAEVSMGAPGWGSPHHYPSLSAHSFWYCHTLCPIPKSGKLIAPESTQPGPFSISKGQNRAVSESRHRVEPPSGVPADRQTHQGGKNRTWQFSGILLRAKEEAGPGFLLGSS